A stretch of the Asticcacaulis sp. ZE23SCel15 genome encodes the following:
- a CDS encoding helix-turn-helix transcriptional regulator — protein sequence MNDVELSKILKAAGDTTRRHILTLLVQEGALRVTGLAVHFEMSLNSVSKHIKVLEEAGLVTRKTVGREHYIAANLEPLRQTEAWFAQLKSIWDLRLAALDDLLVIKESDDE from the coding sequence ATGAATGATGTTGAGCTATCTAAAATTCTCAAGGCGGCGGGCGATACCACGCGGCGGCACATCCTGACCCTTTTGGTTCAAGAAGGCGCGCTGCGGGTCACGGGTCTGGCGGTGCATTTTGAGATGTCACTGAACTCGGTTTCCAAGCACATCAAGGTGCTGGAGGAGGCGGGCCTTGTCACCCGAAAGACGGTTGGGCGTGAGCACTATATCGCGGCCAATCTTGAACCCTTGCGCCAGACCGAAGCGTGGTTTGCGCAACTTAAGTCTATCTGGGATTTACGTCTGGCGGCGCTGGACGACCTGCTGGTTATAAAGGAGAGCGACGATGAATGA